The following are from one region of the Rosettibacter firmus genome:
- the fliF gene encoding flagellar basal-body MS-ring/collar protein FliF has protein sequence MNSNPLQALMGIINKLNPKQKFMLFGGILVTIILLSIMFFVLNEPTYTTLYSGLSAEDASKVVDYLTSQKVVYKIDDGGQTIKVPREKVYEIRLALAGRGIPSSGVIGYEIFDKTTMGMSEFMQKLNYKRALEGELARTITQLDGVEGARVHIVIPQKTIFKDEEKLPSASVVLKLRNGALISKENILSIVNLICGSVEGLQPGKVSIIDTKGRILSDEYEEGPLAFASTKQYEIKQSVENYLAKKAQAILDNVLGYGNSVVQVNAELNFDQVEKTMEQYDPESQVAISEQTIKSNNAGVSSKDSSAQNSENTLTNYEISKTIQKVIEESGNIKRLSVAAVINDIPKEVKKGDKTEIVYEPRPAEQLKKLEDLVKNAVGIDPLRNDQFSLVSIPFEVKMQEDMNVDESGSFIPATDELTNVIFMLIAIVASIFVLKSLMKKLKTEKIIIGTVNTGDFATVPATPAFMHQRAESNLTNQIAQAKKRPLIPVGDIEDEISDEALLKKNQQEKIINYVTKNPAEAAKLINAWMHEDEI, from the coding sequence ATGAACTCAAATCCTTTGCAAGCTTTAATGGGAATAATCAACAAATTAAATCCCAAACAGAAGTTTATGTTGTTTGGGGGAATATTAGTAACAATTATTCTTCTCTCAATAATGTTTTTTGTATTAAATGAGCCAACTTATACAACATTATATAGTGGATTATCGGCAGAAGATGCATCAAAAGTTGTTGATTATTTAACAAGTCAAAAAGTAGTATATAAAATTGATGATGGTGGACAGACAATAAAAGTTCCTCGAGAAAAAGTTTATGAAATAAGATTGGCATTAGCAGGTCGTGGTATTCCAAGCTCTGGTGTAATAGGCTATGAAATTTTTGATAAAACAACAATGGGTATGTCTGAATTTATGCAGAAATTAAATTATAAAAGAGCATTAGAAGGAGAACTTGCAAGAACAATTACTCAACTGGATGGAGTTGAAGGAGCAAGAGTTCATATAGTAATTCCACAAAAAACAATATTTAAGGATGAAGAAAAATTACCATCTGCTTCGGTTGTTTTGAAATTAAGAAATGGTGCATTAATCAGTAAAGAAAATATACTTTCAATTGTGAATTTAATATGCGGAAGTGTTGAGGGATTACAACCTGGTAAAGTATCGATTATAGATACAAAGGGAAGAATACTTTCAGATGAATATGAAGAAGGACCGCTTGCTTTTGCTTCGACAAAGCAATATGAAATAAAACAATCAGTTGAAAATTATTTAGCGAAAAAAGCTCAGGCAATTCTTGATAATGTACTTGGATATGGAAATTCTGTTGTTCAGGTTAATGCAGAATTAAATTTTGATCAGGTAGAAAAAACAATGGAACAATATGATCCTGAGTCGCAAGTTGCTATAAGTGAACAAACAATTAAATCGAACAATGCTGGAGTAAGTTCAAAAGATTCATCAGCTCAGAATAGTGAAAATACTTTAACTAATTATGAAATAAGCAAAACTATTCAGAAAGTTATTGAAGAAAGTGGTAACATAAAAAGATTAAGTGTTGCAGCAGTAATCAATGATATTCCGAAAGAAGTAAAAAAAGGAGATAAAACAGAAATTGTTTATGAACCTCGACCAGCTGAACAATTGAAAAAACTTGAAGATCTTGTAAAGAATGCAGTAGGAATCGATCCACTTAGAAATGATCAATTTTCTCTTGTAAGTATTCCTTTCGAAGTAAAAATGCAAGAAGATATGAATGTTGATGAATCTGGCTCTTTTATTCCTGCAACAGATGAATTGACGAATGTGATATTTATGCTTATTGCTATTGTTGCTTCGATATTTGTATTAAAGAGTTTGATGAAAAAATTAAAAACCGAAAAAATTATTATTGGGACAGTGAATACTGGAGATTTTGCAACTGTACCAGCCACTCCAGCATTTATGCATCAAAGAGCAGAATCAAATTTAACGAATCAAATTGCACAGGCTAAAAAGCGTCCTTTGATTCCAGTAGGTGATATAGAAGATGAAATTTCGGATGAAGCTTTACTTAAGAAAAATCAACAGGAGAAAATAATTAATTATGTAACTAAAAATCCTGCAGAAGCTGCAAAATTAATAAACGCATGGATGCACGAAGATGAAATCTAA
- the fliE gene encoding flagellar hook-basal body complex protein FliE yields the protein MKIEGLTNPFAKAINTEVTKPKEENGLTNTFAELINNVNQAQKESAKAIEDFVAGNGVELHEVMIAGEKAKTSLELLMEIRNKAIDMYKELTRIPV from the coding sequence ATGAAAATCGAAGGATTGACTAATCCTTTTGCTAAGGCAATCAATACAGAAGTAACTAAACCAAAAGAAGAAAATGGCTTAACAAATACTTTTGCAGAATTGATTAACAATGTTAATCAAGCACAAAAAGAATCTGCAAAAGCAATAGAAGATTTTGTTGCAGGCAATGGTGTAGAACTTCACGAAGTTATGATTGCTGGCGAAAAAGCAAAGACAAGTCTTGAACTTTTAATGGAAATTAGAAATAAAGCAATTGATATGTATAAAGAACTAACAAGGATACCGGTCTAA
- the flgC gene encoding flagellar basal body rod protein FlgC, whose protein sequence is MKILGSLFGFEISARGMGIQRKKMELIAQNIANADTIRTENGEPYQRKYLKVQEEKTSFASSLAVEGQILKLNTTNENHFRGVKTQSPSLPSAKDNIEINELTDEKPGETVYMPDHPDADENGYVQMSNVNIINEMVDMIAATRAYEANLTALNSSKQMVKDSLEI, encoded by the coding sequence TTGAAAATTTTAGGAAGTTTATTTGGTTTTGAAATAAGTGCTCGAGGTATGGGTATACAGAGAAAGAAAATGGAACTCATAGCTCAGAACATTGCAAATGCAGATACAATTAGAACAGAAAATGGTGAACCATATCAAAGAAAATATCTAAAAGTTCAGGAAGAAAAAACAAGTTTTGCTTCGAGTTTAGCTGTTGAAGGTCAAATCCTTAAATTAAATACTACTAATGAAAATCATTTCAGGGGAGTTAAAACACAGAGTCCATCTTTACCTTCTGCAAAAGATAATATAGAAATAAATGAATTAACCGATGAAAAACCAGGCGAGACTGTATATATGCCAGATCATCCCGATGCAGATGAAAATGGATATGTTCAGATGTCGAATGTTAATATAATTAATGAAATGGTAGATATGATTGCAGCAACACGTGCATACGAAGCAAATCTTACAGCATTGAACTCTTCAAAACAAATGGTAAAAGATTCATTGGAGATATAA
- the flgB gene encoding flagellar basal body rod protein FlgB has protein sequence MSSTVKLLENLLNYCAIKNKVIANNIANIQTENYKREDVSFKNLLKENTDSILKTTNNKHLPAINTTQDSNPVFEIIYDESSDNTSGINNVNIEKEMAELAENTLRFKFASKKIGDYYRTLQNVIRGGGRS, from the coding sequence ATGTCGTCAACTGTAAAGCTACTTGAAAATTTACTTAATTATTGTGCAATTAAAAACAAAGTTATTGCTAATAATATTGCAAACATCCAAACAGAAAATTATAAAAGAGAAGATGTTTCGTTCAAAAATCTCTTGAAAGAAAATACAGATTCAATTCTAAAAACTACTAATAACAAACATTTGCCAGCAATTAATACTACACAGGATTCAAATCCAGTATTCGAAATAATTTATGATGAAAGTAGTGATAATACATCCGGAATAAATAATGTTAATATTGAAAAAGAAATGGCAGAATTAGCAGAGAATACTCTTCGTTTCAAATTTGCTTCGAAAAAAATTGGTGATTATTACAGAACACTTCAAAATGTAATAAGAGGAGGAGGCAGGAGTTGA
- a CDS encoding protein-glutamate methylesterase/protein-glutamine glutaminase, translated as MHKISVLVVDDSAFMRKAISLMLESDEKIQVIGTARNGQEGVELAKKLRPDIITLDIEMPVMDGLTALKKIMAEAPTAVLMVSSLTTEGAEATLTALELGAVDFIPKELSYVNINIAKIKDDLISKVKEIYRQKFLKERIDRISRTPLTIKTPIKIPAKEFSDNDYRAVSIGISTGGPLTLQKILPMLSSQIQIPIFIVQHMPPRFTKSLADRLNAICGLNVKEAENGEKVQGGTIYIAPGGYHMKIKKLSISNAAIEITDEPADSLHKPSVDVMMSSVVDYYGKHTLGVIMTGMGKDGLEAIRYLKSVGGFSIAQDEETCVVYGMPKAVVDAGLADIVLPLEKIPEIINKVVCHA; from the coding sequence ATGCATAAAATATCTGTACTTGTAGTTGATGATTCAGCTTTCATGCGTAAAGCAATTTCCTTAATGCTTGAAAGTGATGAAAAAATTCAAGTAATAGGTACTGCAAGAAATGGGCAGGAAGGTGTTGAATTAGCAAAAAAGTTAAGACCTGATATAATTACACTCGATATCGAAATGCCAGTAATGGATGGATTGACAGCTCTAAAAAAGATTATGGCAGAAGCTCCTACTGCTGTTCTTATGGTAAGTTCACTTACAACTGAAGGAGCAGAAGCTACTTTGACAGCATTGGAACTTGGAGCTGTAGATTTTATTCCTAAAGAATTATCCTATGTTAATATTAATATCGCAAAAATAAAAGATGATTTGATTTCAAAAGTTAAGGAAATCTATCGCCAGAAATTTCTTAAAGAAAGAATCGATAGAATTTCCCGAACTCCATTAACAATTAAAACTCCCATTAAAATTCCTGCAAAGGAATTTTCTGATAATGATTATCGTGCTGTATCAATTGGTATTTCAACCGGAGGACCTCTTACTCTACAAAAAATATTGCCAATGTTATCATCTCAAATTCAAATACCAATCTTTATTGTTCAACATATGCCACCAAGATTTACAAAATCTCTTGCAGATAGATTAAATGCAATTTGTGGTCTAAATGTAAAAGAAGCCGAGAATGGAGAAAAAGTTCAAGGAGGTACTATTTACATTGCTCCTGGTGGATATCATATGAAAATAAAAAAACTTAGTATATCAAATGCAGCAATTGAAATTACAGATGAACCAGCAGATTCACTTCATAAACCTTCTGTAGATGTGATGATGAGTTCGGTTGTTGATTATTATGGCAAACATACGCTTGGTGTAATTATGACTGGAATGGGAAAAGATGGTCTCGAAGCTATAAGATATTTAAAAAGTGTTGGTGGATTCTCAATAGCTCAGGATGAAGAAACATGTGTAGTATACGGAATGCCAAAAGCTGTAGTTGATGCGGGACTTGCTGATATTGTTTTACCATTAGAAAAAATACCCGAAATAATAAATAAGGTGGTGTGCCATGCCTAA
- a CDS encoding chemotaxis protein CheA, with the protein MEGVTQNPMLIDPEMKEIVDSFLLETKEILENLNVDLMELEKRPDDLDLLNQIFRSFHTIKGTSGFLGLEKLPEVTHKCEDILNKLRRGEAKLNSNIMDGILLGYDVIKELMFKIENDKNEDVDVENVINVLTGLLKNLGEANLPEEQIQQSNQIENKEQKEIKTDATTVVSNEKNNATKLASSPDTRKTDNTIRVDVERLDALLNIASELVLGRNRLTQVNSQFALEYENTNIAKDLADATKQIDLMTTELQLVVMKLRMIKIGKVFNRFPRVVRDMCKELEKEVELKIYGEDTEVDKNLIEEINDPLVHLIRNAIDHGIEKPDVRESKGKNRKGTVILSAEHEGNNIVIKIEDDGKGIDPEVIKEKAISKGFITAEKAKELTKQEAYNLIFHPGFSTAEVVTNVSGRGVGMDVVKTNVAKLRGTISIESEVDKGTRIILRLPLTLAIISGMIVKACNQTLVIPLHSVIEVIRVNKNQIETVRGREVINLRDSILPIVGLEELLDNAENGHKKDSDWQYIVEVGIAEKRFGIKVDNLIGQQEVVIKSLGNYLGKIDGIAGSTIMGDGTVVIILDINELFNKLEKKLNA; encoded by the coding sequence ATGGAAGGTGTAACTCAAAATCCAATGCTGATTGATCCGGAGATGAAAGAAATTGTCGACAGCTTTTTGCTGGAGACAAAAGAAATTCTCGAAAATCTCAATGTCGATTTAATGGAGCTCGAAAAACGTCCGGACGATCTCGATTTATTAAATCAAATATTTCGTTCATTCCATACAATTAAAGGTACTTCAGGTTTTCTTGGCTTGGAAAAGTTACCAGAAGTTACTCATAAGTGCGAAGATATTTTAAATAAATTAAGAAGAGGCGAAGCTAAACTTAATTCCAATATAATGGATGGAATTCTCTTGGGATATGATGTTATAAAGGAATTAATGTTTAAGATTGAAAACGATAAGAATGAAGATGTTGATGTGGAGAATGTGATTAATGTTTTAACAGGATTATTAAAAAATTTAGGCGAAGCAAATTTACCTGAAGAACAAATTCAACAATCAAATCAAATAGAAAATAAAGAACAAAAAGAAATAAAAACTGATGCAACAACAGTTGTATCGAATGAAAAAAATAATGCTACAAAATTAGCTTCATCACCTGATACAAGAAAAACAGATAATACAATTAGAGTTGATGTTGAAAGACTGGATGCTCTCTTGAATATTGCATCAGAACTGGTATTAGGTAGAAATAGGCTTACTCAGGTTAATAGCCAGTTCGCACTTGAATATGAAAATACGAACATTGCAAAAGACTTAGCAGATGCAACCAAGCAAATCGATTTGATGACTACCGAACTTCAACTTGTTGTAATGAAATTAAGAATGATAAAGATAGGGAAAGTGTTTAATCGTTTCCCTCGTGTTGTTCGTGATATGTGTAAAGAACTCGAAAAAGAAGTTGAATTGAAAATTTATGGCGAAGATACAGAAGTAGATAAAAATTTAATTGAAGAAATTAACGATCCACTTGTTCATCTTATTCGTAATGCAATTGATCATGGTATTGAAAAACCTGATGTTAGAGAATCTAAAGGTAAAAATAGAAAAGGAACTGTTATACTATCAGCAGAACATGAAGGGAATAATATAGTTATTAAAATAGAAGACGATGGTAAAGGTATTGATCCAGAAGTTATTAAAGAGAAAGCAATAAGCAAAGGATTTATTACAGCAGAAAAAGCAAAAGAATTAACAAAACAGGAAGCATATAATTTAATTTTTCATCCTGGTTTTTCTACTGCCGAGGTTGTTACCAATGTTTCGGGACGTGGAGTTGGAATGGATGTGGTTAAAACTAATGTTGCTAAATTAAGAGGTACTATTTCTATCGAATCCGAAGTTGACAAAGGAACAAGAATAATTTTAAGACTTCCTCTAACTTTAGCAATTATATCTGGTATGATTGTTAAAGCTTGCAACCAGACGCTTGTGATTCCTTTACATTCTGTAATTGAAGTAATTAGAGTAAATAAGAATCAGATTGAAACTGTTCGAGGAAGAGAAGTAATTAATTTAAGAGATTCTATACTTCCAATTGTTGGACTTGAAGAACTTCTCGATAATGCAGAAAATGGTCATAAAAAAGATTCTGATTGGCAATATATTGTTGAAGTTGGCATCGCAGAAAAAAGATTTGGTATTAAAGTAGATAATTTAATTGGTCAACAGGAAGTTGTTATAAAATCATTAGGAAATTATTTAGGCAAAATTGATGGTATTGCAGGTTCTACTATTATGGGCGATGGAACAGTTGTTATAATTCTTGATATAAACGAATTATTTAACAAACTGGAAAAGAAGCTTAATGCATAA
- a CDS encoding protein phosphatase CheZ yields the protein MENQLSMEQVFQKLGDLKQFFIFGQKIVPLFKKIIDFMTDIVPLLENVNNSIQDTTSKMPKAAHQINSVTNATEIATSEILDIVDSMSADMSKIKSELDDMKNGFFNQRVALDKLINEYPSLNGRLEELKTALVIDELESKVLGLENTIQKIENDITNITISLQVQDITAQQLASVNHLIHSVQKRLSSLLFDFNKQEVSIPHFETDLDDEKKPYNPNAKYDRNHEMQKVADELINNKTSQEEIDKLFGK from the coding sequence ATGGAAAATCAATTAAGTATGGAACAGGTATTTCAAAAATTAGGGGACTTGAAACAATTTTTCATCTTCGGTCAGAAAATTGTCCCTCTTTTCAAAAAGATCATAGATTTTATGACAGATATAGTTCCACTTCTTGAAAATGTAAATAATTCAATTCAAGATACAACGAGTAAAATGCCAAAAGCAGCTCATCAAATTAATAGTGTTACTAATGCAACAGAAATTGCAACCAGTGAAATTCTTGATATTGTTGATTCAATGTCGGCAGATATGTCAAAAATAAAAAGTGAACTTGATGATATGAAGAATGGATTTTTTAATCAAAGAGTTGCTCTCGATAAACTTATTAATGAATATCCTTCTTTAAATGGTAGACTCGAAGAACTTAAAACTGCTCTGGTAATAGATGAACTTGAAAGTAAAGTTCTTGGACTGGAAAATACTATACAGAAAATAGAAAATGATATTACAAATATTACAATTTCGCTTCAGGTACAGGATATTACAGCACAACAATTAGCATCTGTAAATCATCTTATTCATTCAGTTCAAAAACGTCTTTCATCATTATTATTTGATTTTAATAAACAGGAAGTTAGTATTCCTCATTTTGAAACTGATTTGGATGACGAAAAGAAACCTTACAATCCAAATGCAAAATATGATCGTAATCATGAAATGCAAAAGGTAGCAGATGAGTTAATTAATAATAAAACATCTCAAGAAGAAATTGATAAATTATTTGGTAAGTGA
- a CDS encoding response regulator: protein MALKFLVVDDSVTMRRIVANSLKSIGYDNFVEAADGKEALSKLNSDEGINFVITDWNMPEVSGLELVKAIRSNEKTKSLPILMVTTRGLKEDILEALQAKVNNYIVKPFTPQILREKIEQILASS, encoded by the coding sequence ATGGCACTAAAATTCTTAGTCGTAGACGACTCAGTAACAATGAGGAGAATTGTAGCCAATTCTCTCAAATCAATTGGTTATGATAACTTCGTAGAGGCAGCTGATGGTAAAGAAGCCCTTTCCAAGCTGAACTCTGACGAAGGTATTAATTTCGTCATAACAGACTGGAATATGCCTGAAGTTTCGGGCTTAGAGCTTGTAAAAGCTATTAGATCAAACGAAAAAACAAAATCGTTACCAATTTTAATGGTAACTACCAGAGGTCTTAAAGAAGATATTCTGGAAGCACTTCAGGCAAAAGTAAATAACTACATTGTTAAGCCATTTACACCTCAGATTTTGAGAGAAAAAATAGAACAAATATTAGCAAGTTCATAA
- a CDS encoding response regulator produces MKRVILVADDSPTIRKFVSVALSVKGYEIITCADGMEALEKLPNYKIDLLITDLNMPNVDGFELIRSIRNNEEYKDLPIIVLTSLGNSEDIHKGLECGANSYLIKPFDPKRVLYEVSKYLN; encoded by the coding sequence ATGAAAAGGGTAATATTAGTTGCAGATGATTCTCCAACAATTCGAAAATTTGTTTCTGTAGCCTTAAGTGTCAAAGGTTACGAGATCATAACTTGTGCAGATGGAATGGAAGCTCTTGAAAAGTTACCAAATTATAAAATTGATTTGCTCATTACAGATTTGAATATGCCAAATGTAGATGGCTTCGAGTTAATCCGTTCCATCAGAAATAATGAAGAATATAAAGACTTACCAATAATTGTATTGACTTCTTTAGGTAATAGCGAAGATATTCATAAAGGTTTAGAATGTGGGGCTAACTCATATTTAATAAAACCTTTTGATCCCAAAAGAGTTTTATACGAAGTTTCAAAATATTTGAATTAG
- a CDS encoding CheR family methyltransferase: MSQYTELKIQDLTKNLNSILPKQESMSLQLFQEIRKYIYDSTGIYFQDNKKYLLESRLQRRISFLGLKSYEEYFKLLKSNKNTEEKKYFYEAITINETFFFRNQPQLDALASKVLPEIIQKKLEQKKNKIRIWSAACSSGEEAYSIAMVIDDLVKPKYPDIEVEIIGTDISVAVIETAKSGVYKEYSVRNIPPYYLKKYFVINGNTFEVKPEIKKLVSFSILNLYDDIMMKTMFNFDVIFCANVLIYFDNASKIKVVSNLYNSLNRGGYLFIGYSETLQGISKAFSLVSFPKTIGYKKE, translated from the coding sequence ATGAGTCAATATACAGAATTAAAGATTCAAGATTTAACAAAAAATTTGAATAGTATTTTGCCAAAACAGGAGAGTATGTCTCTCCAGTTATTTCAGGAAATAAGAAAATATATTTATGATTCAACCGGAATATATTTTCAGGATAATAAGAAATATTTACTTGAAAGTCGTCTTCAAAGGAGAATTTCATTTCTCGGACTAAAAAGTTATGAAGAATATTTTAAATTATTAAAGAGCAACAAAAACACAGAAGAGAAGAAATATTTTTACGAAGCTATAACAATAAATGAAACTTTTTTCTTTAGAAATCAGCCCCAGTTAGATGCATTAGCATCAAAGGTATTGCCAGAAATTATTCAGAAAAAACTGGAGCAGAAAAAGAATAAAATTAGAATCTGGAGTGCTGCATGTTCATCAGGTGAAGAAGCATATTCAATTGCAATGGTTATTGATGATCTTGTAAAACCAAAATATCCAGATATTGAAGTTGAGATAATTGGAACAGATATAAGTGTTGCAGTAATAGAAACTGCAAAGAGTGGTGTATATAAGGAATATTCTGTTAGAAATATACCACCATACTATTTGAAAAAATATTTTGTAATAAATGGAAATACTTTTGAAGTGAAACCAGAAATTAAAAAGCTTGTTTCTTTCAGTATCTTAAATTTATATGATGATATAATGATGAAAACCATGTTCAATTTTGATGTAATATTTTGTGCTAATGTATTGATTTACTTCGATAATGCATCGAAAATAAAAGTAGTATCAAATTTATATAATTCATTAAACAGAGGGGGCTATTTGTTTATAGGTTATTCAGAGACGCTGCAAGGGATATCGAAGGCTTTTAGCTTAGTGAGTTTTCCTAAAACGATTGGATATAAGAAGGAGTAA
- a CDS encoding HEAT repeat domain-containing protein, which produces MNEQIIENFFQEIEKYSGDQIIDFLYALNEKENIDKYASQICSLVSHEDKGVRNAATLLILNHRPIDAPTYLVPFISSPDIAIRNLAGEILAKLGDLSIDALIEYNHDRNDDDKKFIIDLLGIIASPKAINHIIEILSTTDNDNVILACIEALGNIRYEDSIDILLLFYERNELYRPTVVEALGKIGSQKALDFLISKFNTEDELTKYSILESLGYIGDVNTYFFLLEQVMNIHGPLVWPLITSLFLLKEKYNLDIPFDDKMKSLLMYTLKEGTAEHKKIALSLINVFSDKDILIASLKYLGEDYELDEIIRSKAINNINFVFDEIPKLLNEKPENVLHILNLLLSAIEHLVNTNYLRQISLMSIRNIIHSVSEYLNHPDEEVRRASMEIIFNLDSDSAFLFIDSMINDENIWNKLRLIELLGNIDKPESTNALIRLSNDEDEMVKERALQIVEFRNKINSTTK; this is translated from the coding sequence ATGAATGAACAGATAATTGAAAATTTCTTTCAAGAAATTGAAAAATACTCTGGAGATCAAATAATAGATTTTTTATATGCATTAAATGAAAAAGAGAATATTGATAAATATGCATCACAAATTTGTTCTTTAGTATCTCACGAAGATAAAGGTGTAAGAAATGCTGCAACTTTATTAATATTAAATCACCGTCCAATTGATGCACCAACTTATCTCGTGCCATTTATTTCTTCTCCAGATATTGCTATAAGAAATCTTGCAGGCGAAATTTTAGCAAAGCTTGGTGATTTATCGATTGATGCGTTAATTGAGTATAATCACGATAGGAATGATGATGATAAAAAATTTATAATTGATTTACTTGGAATTATAGCCAGTCCTAAAGCAATAAATCACATTATAGAAATCTTAAGCACTACAGATAATGATAATGTTATACTTGCCTGTATCGAAGCATTGGGGAATATCAGATATGAAGATTCAATAGATATTCTTTTACTTTTTTATGAAAGAAATGAACTTTATAGACCTACAGTTGTAGAGGCACTTGGTAAAATTGGTTCTCAAAAGGCTCTGGACTTTCTGATTTCTAAATTCAATACAGAAGATGAATTAACTAAATATTCAATACTGGAAAGTCTGGGATACATAGGAGATGTAAATACATACTTCTTTTTATTAGAACAGGTAATGAATATTCACGGACCTTTAGTATGGCCATTAATTACATCATTATTTTTATTAAAAGAAAAGTATAATCTCGATATTCCTTTCGACGATAAAATGAAAAGTCTGCTGATGTATACATTAAAAGAAGGAACTGCTGAACATAAAAAAATTGCACTTTCATTAATTAATGTATTTAGCGATAAAGATATTTTAATAGCAAGTCTCAAGTATTTAGGTGAAGATTACGAACTGGATGAAATAATCAGATCGAAAGCTATTAACAATATAAATTTTGTTTTTGATGAAATTCCTAAGTTATTGAATGAAAAACCTGAGAATGTTTTACATATTTTGAATCTATTGTTATCTGCTATCGAGCATCTTGTTAATACAAATTACCTTCGTCAGATTTCTTTAATGTCAATAAGAAACATTATTCACTCAGTAAGTGAATACCTAAATCATCCTGACGAAGAAGTAAGAAGAGCGAGTATGGAAATAATATTTAATCTTGATTCTGATAGTGCCTTCCTGTTTATAGATTCAATGATAAATGATGAAAATATCTGGAATAAGTTAAGATTGATTGAACTACTTGGAAATATTGATAAACCAGAATCGACTAATGCATTAATTCGATTATCAAATGATGAAGATGAAATGGTAAAAGAAAGAGCATTACAAATTGTTGAATTTAGAAATAAAATTAATTCTACTACAAAATAG